Proteins from a genomic interval of Nematostella vectensis chromosome 12, jaNemVect1.1, whole genome shotgun sequence:
- the LOC5520127 gene encoding tropomyosin has product MEKLRAKKDEMLKKIEEFEEREKAAMKKIARLEEVIAKDKNESATLRRSCSLTEHQLDKTEDILDQKLERLVMLHKKTEQDIQMLKVLEDRELEVDNSLDRLEPSAKAAIQRQHDAEMRCMEVQRRLTLTTSELHKIRARQREKEEEVRELENRLKVGGRSIQQLVISEEKYCDKEDEFRHRIRLLKANLAATILRAEESERRCMRLERENDMVEEETRAYKKNYDMMQKELHDTLNDIECV; this is encoded by the coding sequence ATGGAGAAACTACGCGCAAAAAAGGAtgaaatgttaaaaaagaTCGAGGAATTTGAAGAACGAGAGAAGGCTGCAATGAAGAAAATTGCGAGACTAGAGGAAGTTATCGCGAAAGACAAGAATGAGTCCGCAACTCTGAGACGAAGTTGCAGTCTAACAGAGCACCAGTTGGACAAAACCGAGGATATCCTTGACCAAAAATTGGAAAGATTAGTCATGCTTCACAAGAAAACTGAACAAGACATCCAGATGTTGAAGGTTCTCGAGGATCGAGAATTAGAAGTTGATAACAGCCTTGATCGACTTGAACCGAGCGCAAAGGCCGCAATACAACGACAACATGATGCTGAGATGAGATGCATGGAAGTTCAACGCAGACTCACCCTGACCACGTCAGAGCTGCATAAGATACGCGCAAGACAGCGCGAGAAAGAAGAGGAGGTGAGAGAGCTCGAAAATAGGTTGAAGGTAGGAGGAAGAAGCATTCAACAGTTGGTGATTTCCGAAGAAAAATATTGTGACAAGGAGGATGAATTCAGACATCGAATTAGACTTTTGAAAGCAAATTTAGCCGCAACAATTTTGAGAGCGGAAGAAAGTGAGAGAAGATGTATGCGTCTTGAAAGGGAAAATGATATGGTCGAAGAAGAGACAAGGGCATATAAAAAGAATTATGATATGATGCAGAAAGAACTGCATGATACTTTAAATGATATAGAATGCGTATAA
- the LOC5520126 gene encoding uncharacterized protein LOC5520126 isoform X1, with the protein MLQKGGSTETMHRRRKTSHNKHSLVVSPVRRTVFHEAFIAVFIVLAIVLAIFYWIVVEMIDREEVRSQFGSTWDKAKKSKTLHDVNLQSVIENSSDPRMVVLYRNGSSSISGRKYCVSEPWMISSTVGLAGFLLMTLDHFGVCYVLGGNPTVTWKNCQSVCSKDNTDSWSMFFQPVNPGIKVQRESGICLVDFLIQEKLEIPVKVDANGTLVTPESLLNLSFKKRNAEGFENSGIITKRSREWANFLIKKYIRVQKHIGDSTNEYYNNHLKGYNVLAVHVRGTDHYLETENRKLLPISLWIEKAEQVYSTLSSPRRIFIASDNIEVIHSFVKQFGSKTVFFTKAYRARRYHGQAVHDSGLDPYKLGSQVLIDILLMSKCSVFLHSESSVAALVAYFNPDLPLEFLEQKPSKISVNGPIKSSSTTLKSNQIDQKKDDEKEDVEDEDDKNEEEEEEEKEDEDGEDEPLSCLTQNLEYSACFDKERMVFMKPKEIIAFMRK; encoded by the exons ATGCTTCAGAAGGGAGGTTCAACGGAAACGATGCATCGAAGAAGGAAAACGTCGCACAACAAACACTCTCTCGTTGTATCTCCCGTTCGAAGAACGGTATTTCACGAAGCTTTCATCGCTGTGTTTATAGTTCTGGCCATTGTTTTGGCGATATTCTATTGGATAGTTGTAGAAATGATAGACAGGGAAGAAGTCAGAAGCCAATTTGGAAGCACATGGGATAAAGCTAAGAAGAGTAAAACATTGCATGACGTGAATCTACAATCAGTTATTGAAAATAGCTCCGACCCAAGGATGGTAGTTTTATACAGAAATGGGAGCAGTAGTATTTCTGGCCGTAAATACTGTGTTTCTGAGCCTTGGATGATTTCGTCTACAGTAGGGCTAGCTGGATTTCTCCTTATGACTTTGGATCACTTTGGAGTATGCTACGTTTTAGGCGGAAACCCAACAGTTACATGGAAAAACTGTCAGTCTGTGTGTTCAAAAGATAATACTGATTCATGGTCAATGTTTTTTCAGCCAGTGAACCCTGGTATAAAAGTTCAGAGAGAATCAGGCATTTGTTTAGTAGACTTCTTAATACAAGAGAAACTAGAAATACCAGTAAAGGTCGATGCGAATGGAACATTGGTTACTCCTGAGTCCTTACTGAACTTGAGTttcaagaaaagaaatgctGAGGGATTTGAGAATAGTGGTATTATAACAAAAAGGTCAAGGGAATGGGCcaatttcttaataaaaaagtatataagAGTTCAAAAGCATATTGGAGATTCCACAAATGAGTATTATAACAACCATTTAAAGGGATATAACGTACTAGCAGTCCATGTACGAGGTACGGACCATTATTTAGAAACTGAGAATAGGAAGCTTTTACCTATAAGCCTCTGGATTGAAAAAGCTGAACAAGTGTATTCAACTCTCTCGTCACCCAGAAGAATATTCATTGCAAGTGACAATATTGAAGTGATCCATAGTTTTGTGAAGCAGTTTGGATCCAAG ACAGTTTTTTTCACCAAAGCCTATAGAGCAAGGAGATACCATGGCCAAGCAGTTCATGATTCAGGGCTTGACCCATACAAGCTTGGATCACAAGTGTTGATAGACATTTTACTGATGTCTAAGTGCAGTGTGTTCTTGCATTCAGAGTCAAGTGTAGCAGCGCTTGTTGCTTATTTCAATCCAGACCTTCCGTTGGAATTTTTAGAGCAG aaaCCAAGCAAGATTTCCGTTAACGGGCCAATCAAATCAAGTTCAACCACACTAAAATCAAACCAAATTGATCAAAAGAAAGATGACGAGAAAGAAGACGTTGAAGACGAAGACGATAAAAATgaggaggaagaagaagaggagaaagaagatgaagatggtgaAGATGAACCACTTTCTTGTCTCACTCAGAACCTTGAATACAGCGCCTGTTTTGACAAAGAGAGAATGGTGTTTATGAAACCAAAGGAAATAATTGCGTTCATGAGAAAATGA
- the LOC116603629 gene encoding uncharacterized protein LOC116603629 produces the protein MDDLVPQKLDEIKLPWPVHLNIGGKHFTVSRRTLMEDSSTLFHALLSNPKIKPQADGCYFINRDPKHFRYILNFIRTGIANLPEDAKSLNEILLEARFYQLQGLLEHLTQPFMLLKGVVDLATLREAFSGSLILGLELRSALAELVGEGVKGREYRLLYRGSRDGWEAATFHFLSDNRGPTVTVVRRGGSVFGGYTSQSWAGCGSKTDPTAFLFSLVNGAGLGPRKLRLKSGEEDQAIFCHPNAGPTFGQGRDLSIVDHANMNGQNCSRLDNTYECPEGQVGTLFLTGTLTFSVSELEVYRVVKESAPHVKEDQSLKEVAKEDEPLNQVTKDEVQLS, from the exons ATGGATGATTTGGTTCCCCAAAAGCTAGACGAAATCAAACTCCCATGGCCAGTTCATCTGAACATCGGAGGAAAGCACTTTACTGTTAGCCGTCGTACTCTTATGGAGGATTCATCGACGTTGTTCCATGCTTTGCTTTCCAACCCGAAAATCAAGCCACAGGCCGATGGCTGCTATTTCATTAACCGCGACCCGAAGCATTTCCGCTACATTTTAAACTTCATACGCACTGGGATAGCCAATTTGCCTGAAGATGCTAAATCATTAAATGAAATTCTCCTCGAGGCTCGATTCTACCAGCTTCAAGGCCTATTGGAACATCTGACTCAGCCTTTCATGTTGTTAAAAGGAGTTGTGGACTTAGCGACGTTGAGGGAAGCTTTCTCGGGTTCTTTAATTCTTGGTTTGGAGCTGCGGAGCGCTCTAGCGGAGCTCGTGGGCGAAGGAGTAAAAGGAAGAGAGTACAGGTTGCTGTATAGAGGATCACGTGACGGGTGGGAGGCGGCGACCTTCCATTTTCTGTCTGACAACAGGGGGCCCACGGTGACGGTGGTCAGACGAGGCGGAAGTGTATTTGGCGGGTACACCTCCCAGTCATGGGCAG GATGCGGAAGTAAAACCGACCCAACTGCATTCCTTTTCTCGTTGGTAAACGGCGCGGGACTCGGCCCGAGGAAGCTGCGTTTGAAGTCTGGTGAAGAGGATCAGGcgattttttgtcatcctaaTGCCGGTCCCACATTCGGCCAAGGCCGTGACCTCAGCATCGTAGATCATGCGAACATGAATGGTCAAAACTGCAGCCGTTTGGATAACACCTACGAGTGCCCCGAGGGACAAGTAGGGACGCTATTCCTGACAGGGACATTAACTTTTAGTGTGTCTGAGCTCGAAGTGTATAGGGTTGTTAAAGAATCGGCACCTCATGTAAAAGAAGATCAGTCTTTGAAAGAAGTCGCCAAAGAAGATGAACCTTTGAATCAGGTTACCAAAGATGAGGTACAGTTGTCATAG
- the LOC5520126 gene encoding uncharacterized protein LOC5520126 isoform X2, whose product MLQKGGSTETMHRRRKTSHNKHSLVVSPVRRTVFHEAFIAVFIVLAIVLAIFYWIVVEMIDREEVRSQFGSTWDKAKKSKTLHDVNLQSVIENSSDPRMVVLYRNGSSSISGRKYCVSEPWMISSTVGLAGFLLMTLDHFGVCYVLGGNPTVTWKNCQSVCSKDNTDSWSMFFQPVNPGIKVQRESGICLVDFLIQEKLEIPVKVDANGTLVTPESLLNLSFKKRNAEGFENSGIITKRSREWANFLIKKYIRVQKHIGDSTNEYYNNHLKGYNVLAVHVRGTDHYLETENRKLLPISLWIEKAEQVYSTLSSPRRIFIASDNIEVIHSFVKQFGSKTVFFTKAYRARRYHGQAVHDSGLDPYKLGSQVLIDILLMSKCSVFLHSESSVAALVAYFNPDLPLEFLEQVIKNHFCFRNQARFPLTGQSNQVQPH is encoded by the exons ATGCTTCAGAAGGGAGGTTCAACGGAAACGATGCATCGAAGAAGGAAAACGTCGCACAACAAACACTCTCTCGTTGTATCTCCCGTTCGAAGAACGGTATTTCACGAAGCTTTCATCGCTGTGTTTATAGTTCTGGCCATTGTTTTGGCGATATTCTATTGGATAGTTGTAGAAATGATAGACAGGGAAGAAGTCAGAAGCCAATTTGGAAGCACATGGGATAAAGCTAAGAAGAGTAAAACATTGCATGACGTGAATCTACAATCAGTTATTGAAAATAGCTCCGACCCAAGGATGGTAGTTTTATACAGAAATGGGAGCAGTAGTATTTCTGGCCGTAAATACTGTGTTTCTGAGCCTTGGATGATTTCGTCTACAGTAGGGCTAGCTGGATTTCTCCTTATGACTTTGGATCACTTTGGAGTATGCTACGTTTTAGGCGGAAACCCAACAGTTACATGGAAAAACTGTCAGTCTGTGTGTTCAAAAGATAATACTGATTCATGGTCAATGTTTTTTCAGCCAGTGAACCCTGGTATAAAAGTTCAGAGAGAATCAGGCATTTGTTTAGTAGACTTCTTAATACAAGAGAAACTAGAAATACCAGTAAAGGTCGATGCGAATGGAACATTGGTTACTCCTGAGTCCTTACTGAACTTGAGTttcaagaaaagaaatgctGAGGGATTTGAGAATAGTGGTATTATAACAAAAAGGTCAAGGGAATGGGCcaatttcttaataaaaaagtatataagAGTTCAAAAGCATATTGGAGATTCCACAAATGAGTATTATAACAACCATTTAAAGGGATATAACGTACTAGCAGTCCATGTACGAGGTACGGACCATTATTTAGAAACTGAGAATAGGAAGCTTTTACCTATAAGCCTCTGGATTGAAAAAGCTGAACAAGTGTATTCAACTCTCTCGTCACCCAGAAGAATATTCATTGCAAGTGACAATATTGAAGTGATCCATAGTTTTGTGAAGCAGTTTGGATCCAAG ACAGTTTTTTTCACCAAAGCCTATAGAGCAAGGAGATACCATGGCCAAGCAGTTCATGATTCAGGGCTTGACCCATACAAGCTTGGATCACAAGTGTTGATAGACATTTTACTGATGTCTAAGTGCAGTGTGTTCTTGCATTCAGAGTCAAGTGTAGCAGCGCTTGTTGCTTATTTCAATCCAGACCTTCCGTTGGAATTTTTAGAGCAG GttattaaaaatcatttttgttttagaaaCCAAGCAAGATTTCCGTTAACGGGCCAATCAAATCAAGTTCAACCACACTAA